The following coding sequences are from one Luteolibacter yonseiensis window:
- a CDS encoding GNAT family N-acetyltransferase, translating to MQSSLPEQIESERLVIRVARPGDGAVFNAAILGSLESLAPWLAWVTPPPTLEQSENSCRQAHARFLLNEDLMAFFFLKVDGSLVGGSGLHDADWDLRHFEMGYWGNSKYAGLGLMTEGVSALAGHALGSLGASRVFLTTDDRNVASWKLAERVGFELEGTMRNERRNLAGALRNTRVYSRIPSNV from the coding sequence ATGCAGTCATCCCTTCCCGAACAGATCGAATCCGAACGTCTCGTCATCCGGGTGGCACGACCGGGAGATGGGGCGGTCTTCAACGCCGCCATTCTCGGATCGCTTGAAAGTCTCGCGCCGTGGCTGGCCTGGGTCACTCCACCGCCCACCCTCGAACAGTCGGAAAATTCCTGTCGCCAGGCTCATGCGAGATTTCTGCTGAACGAGGATCTGATGGCATTCTTTTTCCTCAAGGTGGACGGTTCCCTTGTCGGAGGCAGCGGTCTGCACGATGCGGACTGGGATCTCAGGCATTTCGAAATGGGATACTGGGGGAATTCGAAATACGCGGGACTTGGACTGATGACGGAAGGGGTTTCGGCACTGGCTGGCCACGCGCTGGGATCCTTGGGTGCCTCACGGGTTTTCCTCACCACCGATGACAGGAACGTGGCGAGCTGGAAACTGGCGGAAAGGGTGGGATTCGAACTGGAGGGCACCATGAGAAACGAACGCAGGAACCTCGCGGGTGCGCTGCGGAACACACGGGTCTATTCC
- a CDS encoding GFA family protein, with protein MNLPITGGCICGAVRYESTAEPVLMLKCHCRDCQRITGGPYVPVVVFPYPAFRLTQGEVRRHSTATEGGGHNVRGFCPECGSRLTGAENAERGIIGVVASSLDDPAIFQPKFEIYVEDAQPWDFMDSSTRKFSGHFSKKPEADTP; from the coding sequence ATGAACTTGCCGATCACTGGAGGATGCATTTGCGGGGCGGTGCGATACGAGAGCACGGCGGAACCGGTGCTGATGTTGAAATGCCACTGTCGCGACTGCCAGCGGATCACGGGCGGACCTTATGTGCCTGTGGTTGTTTTCCCCTATCCGGCGTTCCGGCTGACACAGGGAGAGGTCCGGCGGCATTCCACCGCGACCGAGGGTGGAGGACATAATGTGCGCGGGTTTTGTCCGGAGTGCGGTTCCCGGCTGACGGGCGCGGAAAATGCGGAACGGGGCATCATCGGCGTGGTGGCGTCGAGTCTCGACGATCCGGCCATTTTCCAGCCGAAGTTCGAGATATACGTGGAAGATGCCCAGCCGTGGGATTTCATGGACTCCTCGACGCGCAAATTTTCCGGACATTTTTCGAAAAAGCCGGAGGCCGACACTCCATGA
- a CDS encoding DUF1328 domain-containing protein: protein MLSWALTFLILALIAGILGFGGIAGTASSIAQILFFVFLVLLVVSALARALRGKTP from the coding sequence ATGTTAAGCTGGGCACTCACATTCCTCATACTCGCTCTCATCGCCGGGATCCTCGGCTTCGGGGGCATCGCCGGAACCGCATCCTCGATCGCACAGATCCTGTTCTTCGTGTTCCTCGTCCTATTGGTAGTCTCCGCGTTGGCGCGTGCGCTCCGTGGCAAGACCCCTTGA
- a CDS encoding PA2169 family four-helix-bundle protein, which yields MLTLEDRPVKDAAELQHVLTRYIDSYHGYQQAAAVVSSPSFAEAFLEIADRRQLIVRHVSTLILNQGEKVDSESSPEATLHRWWMLARALMTDDELKAVLAECVRGEKELSRTIHDVLTHGNLDANHAAIITDVATELEEAIRTFESVLNP from the coding sequence ATGCTTACGCTTGAAGATCGTCCGGTCAAAGATGCCGCTGAGTTACAACACGTTCTCACCCGTTACATCGATTCCTACCATGGCTACCAACAGGCGGCTGCGGTGGTATCATCTCCCTCCTTTGCCGAAGCATTTCTCGAAATCGCAGATCGGCGCCAACTCATCGTCCGTCACGTTTCCACCCTCATTCTGAACCAAGGGGAAAAGGTGGATTCCGAAAGCAGTCCGGAAGCGACGCTCCACCGTTGGTGGATGCTGGCCCGGGCTCTCATGACCGACGACGAGCTGAAAGCCGTGCTGGCCGAGTGCGTGAGGGGCGAAAAGGAGCTTTCCCGAACCATCCACGACGTTCTCACCCATGGAAACCTGGATGCGAACCATGCCGCCATCATCACTGACGTGGCCACCGAGCTTGAAGAAGCCATCCGCACCTTCGAATCCGTCTTGAATCCGTAA
- a CDS encoding NAD(P)/FAD-dependent oxidoreductase: MDLTSDHPFWTLKNGLLADFPPLASDQSCDIIVLGAGITGACVAEALTADGHDVIIVDACDVGHGSTSASTALLQYEVDTHLIDLIKLHGPDHARMAYQACYESIDILEEKIRSLGLEDCAFTRKPSVYLASVKGHVPILREESEARRAIGIEVEDWGESDVKSLLGFSRPGALCSAQAAEVDAYRLTIGLLKTVARRGGRIFDRTRVTRLDIDKSGVLVRTDRSSTIRAKRVIVAMGYQTQTLFDTASCVNLQSSFAAASEPLEEYQRWWKSCLLWESARPYFYLRTEAGGRAIMGGEDVPFRNATARDKLIPRKSARLADRFNGMFPESGMEISHSWAGTFGETHDGLAFIGPYRKHPLCLFALGFGGNGITYSVTAAEILRQEVRGHRHDYSPVFHFDRR; the protein is encoded by the coding sequence ATGGATCTCACCTCGGACCATCCCTTCTGGACGTTGAAAAACGGCCTGCTCGCCGACTTCCCACCCCTCGCTTCGGACCAATCGTGCGACATCATTGTCCTGGGCGCGGGCATCACCGGCGCATGCGTTGCCGAGGCTCTCACGGCGGACGGCCATGATGTCATCATCGTGGACGCGTGTGATGTGGGCCATGGCAGCACCAGCGCCAGCACCGCCCTCCTGCAGTATGAGGTGGACACGCATCTCATCGACCTCATCAAACTGCATGGCCCTGACCACGCGCGCATGGCCTATCAGGCGTGCTACGAAAGTATCGACATTCTCGAAGAGAAAATCCGCTCTCTCGGTCTGGAAGACTGTGCCTTCACGCGGAAGCCAAGCGTCTATCTGGCGTCCGTGAAGGGACATGTCCCGATCCTGAGGGAGGAAAGCGAGGCCAGACGCGCCATCGGGATCGAAGTCGAAGACTGGGGCGAAAGCGACGTGAAATCCCTGCTCGGATTCTCAAGACCCGGAGCGCTGTGCTCGGCACAGGCTGCGGAAGTGGATGCCTACCGCTTGACGATCGGCCTGCTGAAAACGGTGGCGCGCCGTGGCGGCAGGATTTTCGACCGCACCCGCGTCACGAGGTTGGACATCGACAAATCCGGAGTTCTTGTCAGAACCGACCGCTCCTCCACCATCCGGGCGAAGAGGGTCATCGTTGCGATGGGATACCAGACCCAGACCTTGTTTGATACCGCCTCCTGCGTGAATTTGCAAAGTTCCTTCGCTGCGGCGTCGGAACCGCTGGAAGAATACCAACGGTGGTGGAAAAGCTGTCTGCTGTGGGAATCCGCGAGACCCTATTTCTACCTGCGGACCGAGGCCGGTGGCCGGGCGATCATGGGAGGGGAAGATGTTCCATTCCGGAATGCCACCGCCCGCGACAAACTCATTCCCAGGAAAAGCGCGCGGCTGGCGGACCGGTTCAACGGGATGTTTCCGGAAAGCGGAATGGAAATTTCCCATTCATGGGCGGGCACCTTTGGCGAGACCCATGACGGGCTGGCTTTCATCGGGCCCTATCGGAAGCACCCGCTATGCCTCTTCGCACTCGGCTTCGGAGGAAACGGCATCACCTACAGCGTGACCGCAGCTGAAATCCTCCGTCAGGAAGTCCGGGGCCACCGGCACGACTATTCGCCGGTGTTCCATTTCGACCGCAGGTGA
- the tmk gene encoding dTMP kinase, whose product MPDGFFIVIEGIDGTGKSTQVARLGAWLTAQGREVVLSREPTAGPWGRKVRESAATGRLSPEEELEYFLNDRREHVEELIRPSLAAGKVVILDRYYFSTMAYQSSRGFDPQEIRKRNELFAPVPDLLLVMDLDVDAALLRIGARGDVANEFEKRENLQHCRDVFLSLREEPFVEVIPCGGSLDEVTELVNQIVSTRLLETRRQG is encoded by the coding sequence ATGCCGGACGGATTCTTCATCGTCATCGAGGGGATCGATGGTACTGGCAAGTCCACCCAGGTGGCACGTCTCGGCGCCTGGCTCACCGCCCAGGGCCGCGAGGTGGTGCTCAGCCGCGAACCCACCGCCGGACCCTGGGGCCGGAAAGTCCGCGAGTCCGCCGCCACCGGACGGCTTTCTCCCGAAGAGGAACTCGAGTATTTCCTCAACGACCGGCGTGAACATGTGGAAGAACTCATCAGACCGTCGCTGGCCGCGGGGAAAGTCGTGATCCTGGACCGCTACTATTTCTCCACCATGGCCTACCAGAGTTCCCGGGGATTCGATCCGCAGGAAATCCGCAAGCGGAACGAACTCTTCGCCCCGGTACCGGATCTGCTTCTCGTGATGGATCTGGATGTGGACGCGGCCCTCCTCCGCATCGGTGCGCGCGGCGATGTCGCGAACGAATTCGAAAAACGGGAGAACCTCCAGCACTGCCGGGATGTTTTCCTCAGCCTTCGCGAAGAACCATTTGTCGAAGTCATCCCGTGTGGAGGTTCCCTTGATGAGGTGACGGAGCTGGTGAACCAAATTGTTTCGACGCGTCTGTTGGAAACCCGACGGCAGGGCTAA
- a CDS encoding carboxypeptidase M32 gives MPIFEKARELAVINSSAAVIGWDQETYLPEAAAKHRADQLAWLSSRAHELSTSDAWRRDLEEAEAADDGSDFKKTANLREMRREFDRATKLTVELVARDSVASSLAKHAWADARERSDFSTFAPHLETLLGIAREKADLWGYADEPYDALLDGYERGTSTAAVARLFDEMRPSLREISAGAVEHSASHAPSLPPGPYPVAAQQHFNARIAASIGFDFDAGRIDTTTHPFCTTLGPRDIRLTTRYMESDFTSSLFGVLHEAGHGLYEQGLPQDDFGLPSGSAVSLGIHESQSRLWENHVGRSREFWEHWYPVAQGTFPQLAGFPLEKFLRYLWRAEFSPIRVEADEATYDLHILLRFELERRMVSGKLAVKDVPAAWNESFRELFGFAPEDDRHGCLQDIHWSMGGLGYFATYTLGNINSAQLFAAAGKQQAIADAIGKAHYLPLLDWLGKSVHAHGATLDPAELIRSATGTAPSTDAYLAHLKSRYL, from the coding sequence ATGCCGATTTTTGAAAAAGCCCGCGAGCTTGCGGTCATCAACTCGTCCGCCGCCGTCATCGGCTGGGACCAGGAAACCTACCTGCCGGAAGCCGCCGCGAAGCACCGTGCGGATCAGCTCGCATGGCTCTCCTCACGCGCCCACGAACTCTCCACGTCCGATGCATGGAGGAGGGATCTCGAAGAGGCCGAGGCGGCTGATGATGGCTCCGATTTCAAAAAAACCGCCAATCTCCGGGAGATGCGCCGCGAGTTCGACCGCGCGACGAAGCTGACGGTGGAACTCGTCGCCCGTGACTCGGTGGCCAGTTCGCTCGCGAAGCACGCGTGGGCGGACGCCCGCGAGCGGTCGGATTTCTCCACCTTCGCCCCGCATTTGGAAACCTTGCTCGGCATCGCCCGCGAAAAAGCGGATCTGTGGGGATACGCGGACGAACCCTACGACGCGTTGCTGGACGGCTACGAACGCGGAACCAGCACCGCCGCTGTCGCCCGGTTGTTCGACGAAATGCGGCCTTCCCTGCGGGAAATCTCTGCGGGAGCGGTCGAGCATTCCGCTTCACACGCCCCCTCGCTGCCTCCCGGCCCTTATCCCGTCGCCGCCCAGCAGCATTTCAACGCGCGCATCGCCGCGTCCATCGGATTCGATTTTGATGCGGGTCGCATCGACACCACGACGCACCCGTTCTGCACCACCCTCGGACCGAGGGACATCCGCCTCACCACGCGCTACATGGAGTCGGATTTCACCTCGTCACTCTTCGGCGTCCTGCACGAGGCGGGACACGGACTTTACGAACAAGGACTGCCTCAGGATGACTTCGGACTGCCATCCGGCAGCGCGGTCTCGCTGGGCATCCACGAGTCCCAGTCGCGGCTGTGGGAAAACCACGTCGGGCGTTCGCGGGAGTTCTGGGAGCATTGGTATCCCGTGGCACAGGGCACCTTCCCCCAACTCGCCGGATTCCCGCTGGAAAAATTCCTCCGCTACCTCTGGCGCGCCGAATTCTCTCCCATCCGTGTCGAGGCGGATGAGGCCACCTACGACCTGCACATCCTGCTGCGTTTCGAGCTGGAGCGGCGCATGGTCAGCGGCAAACTCGCGGTCAAGGACGTGCCCGCCGCTTGGAACGAAAGCTTCCGCGAACTCTTCGGCTTCGCGCCGGAGGACGACCGCCACGGCTGCCTGCAGGACATCCACTGGTCGATGGGTGGGCTCGGCTACTTCGCCACCTATACGCTCGGAAACATCAATTCAGCCCAGCTCTTCGCCGCCGCAGGGAAACAGCAGGCCATTGCCGACGCCATTGGCAAGGCGCATTACCTGCCGTTGTTGGACTGGCTGGGAAAATCCGTGCATGCCCATGGCGCCACGCTCGATCCGGCGGAACTGATCCGCTCCGCCACCGGCACCGCGCCTTCCACGGACGCTTATCTGGCCCACCTCAAATCCCGCTACCTGTAA
- the dinB gene encoding DNA polymerase IV, with protein sequence MRKIIHIDMDCFYAAIEERENPALRGKPVGVGGGERRGVLTTANYEARKYGCRSAMPVFKALELCPQLILVPVRFDLYRSVSSRIRAIFGRFTDLIEPLSLDEAYLDVSHLESNGAAVAREIRAQIFEETGLTASAGIAPNKLIAKIASDWHKPNGQKQVTEEEIPAFLEKLPVGRIWGVGKKMREKLTVLGIETCGDLQKLDQIELSQRFGKWGIELWHLCRGMDDRAVTPDRTRKSVSSETTFSENITTLPALIPPMRGMIEGLLEDLAKSHSDRTIRSLVVKMKFADFDRTTAERAGHVVDISVFEDLLAEAWKRGNARAVRLLGVGVRFTDPQEVEQLEFFD encoded by the coding sequence TTGAGAAAAATCATCCACATCGACATGGACTGCTTCTACGCCGCCATCGAGGAACGGGAGAACCCCGCCTTGCGCGGCAAGCCCGTGGGCGTGGGCGGTGGCGAGCGGCGCGGCGTGCTGACCACGGCGAACTACGAGGCCCGCAAATACGGCTGCCGCTCCGCGATGCCTGTCTTCAAGGCGCTCGAACTTTGTCCGCAGCTCATCCTCGTGCCGGTGAGGTTCGATCTTTACCGCTCGGTCAGCTCCCGGATCCGTGCCATTTTCGGACGGTTCACCGACCTCATCGAGCCGCTCTCGCTGGACGAGGCCTACCTCGATGTCTCGCACCTGGAGTCCAACGGTGCCGCGGTGGCCCGTGAGATCCGCGCTCAGATTTTTGAAGAAACCGGACTCACCGCCTCCGCCGGGATCGCTCCCAACAAACTCATCGCCAAGATCGCCTCCGACTGGCACAAGCCGAACGGTCAGAAACAGGTGACCGAGGAGGAGATCCCGGCGTTTCTCGAAAAGCTGCCCGTCGGACGTATCTGGGGCGTGGGGAAAAAGATGCGTGAGAAACTCACCGTGCTCGGCATCGAAACATGCGGGGACCTGCAGAAGCTCGACCAGATCGAGCTTTCCCAGCGTTTCGGGAAATGGGGCATCGAGCTGTGGCACCTGTGCCGGGGGATGGACGACCGCGCCGTCACGCCCGACCGCACCCGGAAATCGGTGAGCAGCGAGACGACCTTTTCCGAAAACATCACCACGCTGCCAGCCCTCATCCCGCCGATGCGTGGCATGATCGAGGGACTGCTGGAAGATCTCGCGAAGTCCCACTCGGACCGCACCATCCGTTCGTTGGTGGTGAAAATGAAATTCGCGGACTTCGACCGCACCACCGCCGAACGCGCCGGGCACGTGGTGGACATTTCGGTTTTCGAAGACCTCCTCGCTGAAGCCTGGAAACGCGGAAACGCCCGGGCGGTGAGACTCCTCGGGGTCGGCGTGCGCTTCACTGACCCGCAGGAGGTCGAGCAACTCGAGTTCTTCGATTGA
- a CDS encoding SGNH/GDSL hydrolase family protein, with protein MIRAAWLLPFVSVLPLTARELPPLPAELSAYVLEPAPDTASPFLKKGDRIAICGDSITEQKLYSVLLESYLTASYPELEITCRQYGWSGEQAGGFLGRMKNDVLRFKPTVATTCYGMNDFRYVPYEDGIAAEYRKNQTAIVTVFQESGCRVVIGSPGIIDSVPHWVKSAAGTQQDLNLSLSRFRNINVEIAKAKNAAFADLYRPMLLADFNAEKQFGPDFKVAGKDGVHPAWAGQVIMAYGFLKGLGVDGNLGAVSYDETSGKATAANGHEVLTSIGGKITLRSTRLPFCPGPGATDKDDSIRAGMALVPFDDELNRFLFRVTSPKAESYTVTWGDQSRTYTAKDLAAGVNLAKDFDNNPLVPVFKKIWDAVSKKQEYETRQIKSIIHGPEGAADAEAAFALTEKARTPLEKAISEAKQPAEHAIMVTAVK; from the coding sequence ATGATCCGCGCCGCCTGGTTACTGCCGTTTGTTTCCGTCCTGCCCCTCACCGCCCGGGAACTGCCTCCGCTGCCTGCGGAGCTTTCCGCCTACGTGCTGGAACCGGCTCCGGATACCGCTTCCCCTTTCCTGAAAAAAGGCGATCGCATCGCCATCTGCGGCGACTCCATCACCGAGCAGAAACTCTACTCGGTCCTGCTCGAATCCTACCTGACCGCCAGCTACCCGGAGTTGGAAATCACCTGCCGCCAGTATGGCTGGAGCGGCGAGCAGGCGGGTGGCTTCCTCGGGCGCATGAAAAACGACGTGCTGCGCTTCAAGCCCACCGTGGCCACGACCTGCTATGGGATGAACGACTTCCGCTACGTCCCCTACGAGGACGGGATTGCCGCGGAATACCGGAAGAACCAGACGGCCATCGTCACCGTCTTCCAGGAATCCGGCTGCCGCGTGGTGATCGGCTCGCCCGGAATCATCGACTCCGTGCCACACTGGGTGAAATCCGCCGCCGGCACCCAGCAGGACCTGAACCTGAGCCTTTCCCGCTTCCGGAACATCAACGTGGAAATCGCCAAGGCGAAGAACGCCGCTTTCGCGGATCTCTACCGTCCCATGCTGCTCGCTGATTTCAACGCGGAAAAACAGTTCGGCCCGGACTTCAAGGTCGCAGGAAAAGACGGCGTCCACCCGGCGTGGGCCGGACAGGTCATCATGGCCTACGGATTTCTCAAGGGACTGGGCGTCGATGGAAACCTCGGCGCCGTGAGCTACGACGAAACCAGCGGCAAAGCCACCGCCGCGAACGGTCACGAGGTCCTCACCTCCATCGGGGGGAAGATCACCCTCCGCAGCACCCGCCTGCCCTTCTGCCCCGGGCCGGGAGCGACGGATAAAGACGATTCCATCCGCGCGGGCATGGCGCTGGTGCCCTTCGATGACGAGCTGAACCGTTTTCTCTTCCGTGTCACCTCCCCCAAAGCCGAGTCATACACCGTGACCTGGGGAGACCAGAGCCGCACTTACACCGCCAAGGACCTCGCCGCCGGGGTGAACCTCGCCAAGGACTTCGACAACAATCCGCTGGTTCCGGTGTTTAAAAAAATCTGGGACGCCGTTTCCAAAAAGCAGGAATATGAGACACGCCAGATCAAGAGCATCATCCATGGTCCGGAAGGTGCTGCGGATGCCGAGGCTGCCTTCGCGCTCACGGAGAAAGCCCGGACACCGTTGGAAAAAGCGATTTCCGAAGCAAAACAACCCGCCGAACACGCTATCATGGTGACCGCCGTGAAGTGA